The Methylobacterium sp. PvR107 genome contains a region encoding:
- a CDS encoding TRAP transporter large permease subunit, which translates to MSAGEPTLAHGTIERTSTTLALSPYAALRLYGRGLDLVEWLCRALLVVALVGELGIILWDITARSTIDLSLLWADEAAKLCLTTLAFIGGALAYRAKHHTTVEFVRQLLPAGWREPVAIAIDGLVLVTAATVGYVSLDLLSISALSTTPILQISAAWFVVPLSVGMALVVLFAIERFATDYRPALAWRTLAGVAVTVSIVLAVTALPAIPRPGPQAALGLMLVLFFAAVLLGLPVSFAMLLGSLFFLQLTGTAPLIAAAQNTVDGTGNFILLTLPFFIWTGLIMERGGISLRLVRFAMALVGHLRGGLLQVVVLTIYLVSGISGSKVADVVAVGSVLRGELKKQGYGPERSAAVLAASAAMSETIPPSLAMLVLGSVAPISIGTLFIAGLLPAAVIAVLLMILNWVLAVREGAPRMPRATGPELALAAVAAALPLVMPVLMVVGIRFGFATPTEISAVAVLYGLILACGVYRAFRLRDLVRIVVECGVLSGMVLFIIAAAGSFAWTLTAANLPVALISLLHALGDSRAAFLIGSLALLVVVGSLLEGLPALIILGPLLIPIAGQYGIDSIHYAMVIILAMGIGIFIPPIGIGFYIACAVAESRIEAASRAMIPYLIVLVLGVLAVAFIPWFTHALPNLVGSR; encoded by the coding sequence GTGTCCGCGGGAGAGCCCACGCTGGCCCACGGTACGATTGAGCGGACATCGACCACGCTCGCCCTGTCGCCCTACGCCGCGCTCCGCCTGTACGGCCGCGGGCTCGACCTCGTCGAGTGGCTCTGCCGCGCCCTCCTCGTCGTGGCGCTCGTCGGCGAACTCGGGATCATCCTCTGGGACATCACCGCCCGCTCGACGATCGATCTGTCGCTGTTGTGGGCGGACGAGGCCGCCAAGCTCTGCCTGACGACGCTGGCCTTCATCGGGGGCGCCTTAGCTTACCGGGCCAAGCATCACACCACCGTCGAGTTCGTGCGCCAGCTGCTGCCGGCCGGTTGGCGCGAGCCCGTCGCGATCGCGATCGACGGTCTCGTCCTCGTGACTGCAGCCACCGTCGGCTACGTCTCCCTCGACCTTCTATCGATCTCTGCGCTATCCACGACGCCGATTCTGCAGATCAGCGCCGCTTGGTTCGTCGTTCCGCTCAGCGTCGGTATGGCGCTCGTCGTCCTGTTTGCGATCGAGCGGTTCGCGACGGATTACCGCCCTGCCCTCGCCTGGCGCACGCTGGCCGGCGTCGCCGTCACCGTTTCGATCGTGCTCGCTGTCACCGCGCTGCCGGCCATCCCGCGCCCCGGTCCACAGGCGGCGCTCGGCCTGATGCTGGTCCTGTTCTTCGCCGCCGTCCTCCTCGGCCTGCCGGTCAGCTTCGCGATGCTGCTCGGCTCGCTGTTCTTCCTCCAGCTGACCGGAACGGCGCCGCTGATCGCGGCAGCGCAAAACACCGTCGACGGGACGGGCAACTTCATCCTGCTGACCCTGCCGTTCTTCATCTGGACGGGCCTCATCATGGAACGCGGCGGGATCAGCCTCCGGCTGGTTCGCTTCGCGATGGCGCTCGTCGGCCATCTGCGCGGCGGCCTGCTCCAGGTCGTCGTCCTGACGATCTACCTCGTGTCCGGCATCTCCGGATCGAAGGTCGCCGACGTCGTCGCGGTCGGCTCTGTGCTGCGGGGCGAGCTGAAGAAACAGGGCTACGGGCCCGAGCGGAGCGCGGCGGTTCTCGCAGCCTCGGCTGCGATGTCGGAGACGATCCCGCCGAGCCTGGCGATGCTGGTCCTCGGCTCCGTCGCGCCGATCTCCATCGGGACGCTGTTCATCGCCGGCCTCCTGCCCGCGGCCGTGATCGCCGTTCTGTTGATGATCCTGAACTGGGTCCTGGCCGTGCGCGAAGGCGCACCGCGCATGCCGCGCGCGACCGGACCCGAACTCGCCCTGGCGGCCGTAGCGGCCGCGCTGCCGCTGGTCATGCCGGTCCTGATGGTCGTCGGCATCCGCTTCGGTTTCGCCACCCCGACGGAAATCTCGGCGGTCGCCGTGCTCTACGGCCTCATTCTGGCCTGCGGCGTGTACCGCGCCTTCAGACTGCGCGATCTCGTGCGGATCGTCGTGGAATGCGGGGTGCTGTCCGGGATGGTGCTCTTCATCATCGCTGCAGCCGGCTCGTTCGCGTGGACGCTCACCGCGGCGAACCTGCCGGTCGCCCTGATCTCGCTCCTGCACGCGCTGGGCGACAGCCGGGCGGCGTTCCTGATCGGCTCGCTCGCGCTGCTCGTCGTGGTCGGATCGCTGCTCGAAGGGCTGCCGGCGCTGATCATCCTCGGGCCACTGCTGATCCCCATCGCGGGCCAGTACGGGATCGACAGCATCCACTACGCGATGGTCATCATCCTCGCGATGGGGATCGGCATCTTCATCCCACCGATTGGCATCGGCTTCTACATCGCGTGCGCCGTCGCCGAGAGCCGCATCGAGGCGGCCAGCCGGGCGATGATCCCCTACCTCATCGTGCTCGTCCTCGGCGTGCTCGCCGTGGCGTTCATACCCTGGTTCACCCACGCCCTGCCCAACCTCGTCGGATCGCGCTGA
- a CDS encoding MFS transporter has translation MPFRRGWIALLLFALAMINYIDRVTLSFAAGPIAKEYGLDPVSLGYLFSSFLWTYALFLIPMGLLVDRFGAKRVAGFGLTLWSLATAATGLSTGFASLLATRLAMGTGEATSNPAGARVIREWMPAGERGAMNAAFNSGSYAGPALCALVAGPIIEHFGWRALFFAAGAIGLLWLICWLSLFSRPEDARWLSEPERAKILAERTGNTAAAGDRTGLVGMLSSGPTLWGLALTMGCNVYSQYLFLTWLPSYLQTTKGLTIAKTGLYAAIPYTVAVVLCIGIGFLSDRMMRGEVGGGRRRYVIASTMMLAATVLFAPFVDGVWLILALIAVSLTGIASTTSLTFSLVNDLLPNPRDIGVAMAFVVVGGNVFGLMAPIVTGYVIRATGSYDGAFYVAGALLICGAASVLTLTHTPIGARRSEAESEVAPLSQRI, from the coding sequence ATGCCGTTCAGGCGAGGTTGGATCGCGCTGCTCCTGTTCGCGCTCGCAATGATCAATTACATTGATCGCGTCACGTTGTCTTTTGCTGCGGGGCCGATCGCGAAGGAATACGGGCTGGATCCGGTTTCTTTGGGGTATCTCTTCTCGTCGTTCCTGTGGACATACGCGCTGTTTCTGATCCCGATGGGCCTGCTGGTCGACCGGTTCGGTGCCAAGCGCGTCGCGGGTTTCGGGCTCACGCTCTGGTCGCTGGCGACGGCGGCGACCGGCCTGTCGACCGGCTTCGCCTCGCTTCTCGCGACACGTCTCGCGATGGGGACGGGGGAGGCGACGAGCAATCCCGCGGGCGCGCGCGTCATTCGCGAATGGATGCCGGCCGGCGAACGTGGGGCCATGAACGCGGCCTTCAACAGCGGGTCCTACGCGGGGCCTGCCCTGTGCGCCCTCGTGGCCGGTCCCATCATCGAGCACTTCGGCTGGCGGGCGCTCTTCTTCGCCGCCGGGGCGATCGGGTTGCTCTGGCTGATCTGCTGGCTCAGCCTCTTCTCCCGCCCGGAGGACGCGCGCTGGCTGAGCGAGCCTGAGCGGGCCAAGATCCTGGCCGAGCGGACCGGCAACACGGCGGCCGCGGGCGACCGCACGGGCCTGGTCGGTATGCTGTCATCCGGGCCGACGCTGTGGGGGCTGGCGCTGACGATGGGCTGCAACGTCTACTCGCAGTACCTCTTCCTGACATGGCTGCCGAGCTATCTGCAGACCACCAAGGGGCTCACGATCGCCAAGACCGGTCTCTACGCCGCGATCCCGTACACGGTGGCCGTGGTGCTCTGCATCGGGATCGGGTTTCTCAGCGATCGCATGATGCGGGGCGAGGTCGGCGGCGGTCGGCGCCGGTACGTCATCGCGTCCACGATGATGCTCGCGGCCACCGTCCTCTTCGCGCCCTTCGTCGACGGCGTGTGGCTGATCCTGGCGCTGATCGCGGTATCCCTGACCGGCATCGCCTCGACGACGTCGCTGACGTTCTCCCTGGTCAACGACCTGCTGCCGAACCCACGCGATATCGGCGTCGCCATGGCCTTCGTCGTGGTCGGCGGCAACGTCTTCGGGCTGATGGCGCCGATCGTGACCGGGTACGTCATCCGGGCGACGGGCAGCTACGACGGCGCCTTCTACGTCGCCGGTGCCCTCCTCATCTGCGGCGCGGCCTCGGTCCTGACGCTCACCCACACGCCGATCGGCGCGCGGCGATCCGAAGCCGAGTCCGAGGTCGCTCCCCTGTCGCAGCGGATCTGA
- a CDS encoding lactonase family protein, which produces MFAFVGSRTTVERKARGEGLSVYAVLPGGTWELRHVLRGLTNPSYLALSRAADRLYAVHGDGESVSAFAVARDGAVSLLGTRATEGRNPVHLLIHERARSLLVANYASGSLARLPIHADGTLGCVVQRLELPGQTGPHRTQQTGSHPHQVVLDPTGDRVIVPDKGLDRVFIVAVGRDDGRLALTPDGPPPGREGAGPRHAVFDRSGTILFVANELDSTVTRFAYEAGSGRLSPLEIVSTLPASCLKTSHAAGIALTPCGRWLYVSNRGDDSIAVIAVEAAGLRPTVWVPTGGAKPRFITLDPTGQTLLVANEDSDTIVSFAVDQVTGALARTGQAVETGSPVCVVFGSPAA; this is translated from the coding sequence ATGTTCGCTTTCGTCGGATCACGCACGACGGTCGAGCGCAAGGCGCGCGGCGAGGGTCTGTCGGTCTACGCGGTCCTGCCCGGCGGCACCTGGGAGCTGCGCCATGTGCTGCGTGGTCTGACCAACCCGTCCTATCTCGCCCTGAGCCGAGCGGCGGATCGGCTCTACGCCGTGCACGGCGACGGAGAGAGCGTCAGCGCCTTCGCGGTCGCGCGGGACGGTGCCGTTTCGCTCCTCGGCACACGAGCGACCGAGGGGCGAAACCCCGTCCACCTCCTGATCCACGAACGCGCGCGCTCGCTTCTCGTCGCGAATTATGCCAGCGGGAGCCTCGCGCGCCTGCCGATCCACGCGGACGGCACGCTCGGCTGCGTGGTCCAGCGTCTCGAACTGCCGGGTCAGACGGGCCCGCATCGAACCCAGCAGACGGGGTCTCATCCCCACCAGGTCGTGCTGGACCCGACCGGCGACCGGGTCATCGTGCCGGACAAGGGCCTGGACCGTGTGTTCATCGTCGCCGTCGGACGCGATGACGGCCGCCTCGCACTCACTCCGGACGGACCGCCACCCGGCCGCGAGGGCGCCGGGCCGCGGCATGCCGTCTTCGATCGTTCCGGCACCATCCTCTTCGTGGCGAACGAGCTCGACTCGACGGTCACCCGCTTCGCCTATGAGGCGGGCAGCGGCCGCCTCTCGCCGCTCGAGATCGTCTCCACGCTGCCGGCCAGCTGCCTCAAGACCAGCCACGCCGCCGGCATCGCGCTGACCCCGTGCGGGCGCTGGCTCTACGTGTCGAACCGTGGCGACGACAGCATCGCGGTCATCGCGGTGGAGGCCGCGGGCCTGAGGCCCACGGTCTGGGTCCCGACCGGGGGCGCGAAGCCGCGTTTCATCACGCTGGACCCCACCGGACAGACGCTGCTGGTCGCGAACGAGGACAGCGATACGATCGTATCCTTCGCCGTGGATCAGGTCACCGGCGCTCTCGCCCGAACCGGGCAGGCGGTCGAGACCGGATCGCCCGTCTGCGTCGTGTTCGGCAGCCCGGCGGCATGA
- a CDS encoding amidohydrolase family protein yields MTDDTCLAPDPDVRPPTFRMPPGATDTHFHVFGPDRLERLVPQRDYTPPEAAAASARRLFDTLGIERIVVVQASIFGLDNRDQLEEGAAIGLPMRAVVVVGPDASEAEMRALHERGARGIRFIMAHPGGLESSGIERAAARACEMGWHLQFLLKPAHLVELEPRLRRLPCPVVIDHMGFLAPEQGLEQPGFQALRRLIEAGTGWVKLTGAYRLSQGAPHYLELRPFVEALLALRPDRLLWGSDWPHVGLRSGMPNTSDLLELFGSWVSDEADRRRILVDNPDALFEF; encoded by the coding sequence ATGACGGACGATACCTGCCTCGCCCCCGATCCGGACGTGCGTCCCCCGACCTTCCGGATGCCGCCTGGCGCGACCGACACGCATTTCCACGTCTTCGGTCCGGACCGCCTCGAGCGGCTCGTGCCGCAGCGCGACTACACGCCGCCTGAAGCCGCTGCCGCGAGCGCGCGCCGGCTGTTCGACACACTCGGCATCGAGCGGATCGTCGTCGTCCAGGCGAGCATCTTCGGCCTCGACAACCGTGACCAGCTCGAGGAGGGCGCCGCAATCGGGCTACCGATGCGCGCGGTCGTGGTGGTCGGTCCGGACGCCTCCGAGGCGGAGATGCGTGCCCTGCACGAGCGAGGCGCGCGTGGCATTCGCTTCATCATGGCCCATCCGGGCGGTCTCGAATCGTCCGGGATCGAGCGGGCCGCGGCCCGGGCCTGCGAGATGGGCTGGCACCTCCAGTTCCTCCTGAAGCCCGCACACCTCGTGGAGCTGGAGCCGCGCCTGCGGCGGCTTCCTTGTCCGGTGGTCATCGACCACATGGGGTTTCTCGCGCCCGAGCAAGGGCTTGAGCAGCCGGGGTTCCAGGCCCTGCGTCGCCTCATCGAAGCCGGGACGGGGTGGGTCAAGCTGACGGGCGCCTATCGCCTGTCTCAGGGAGCCCCGCACTATCTGGAGCTTCGCCCCTTTGTGGAGGCCCTCCTCGCGCTCAGGCCCGATCGTCTCCTGTGGGGGAGTGACTGGCCGCATGTCGGGTTGAGAAGCGGGATGCCCAACACCAGCGACCTCTTAGAGCTGTTTGGTTCCTGGGTTTCCGATGAGGCTGACCGTCGGCGCATTCTCGTCGACAACCCGGATGCGCTCTTCGAATTTTGA
- a CDS encoding alpha/beta fold hydrolase produces the protein MPHFERDGRRLHYELLGRGDPVMLIHGFTNAGWSWMNQVAALVFAGYSVILPDLRGHGLSDPATDVTTVDDLTRDVIGLLDHLAIARISVCGLSLGGMVALTLALAQPQRVDRLVVANSRAVFNDPATADLVAGWVEMFHQPGGPLQRFQATWPVMLNAQYRESSAGRATYATWCRLAERHSGSSLANVALGMRAFDVAGRLQGIGHPTLVIAGEEDRLFPPAVAREVSDGMADAQFTIIPGAAHISSLDSAEAFNARLLAFLAG, from the coding sequence ATGCCGCATTTCGAACGCGACGGACGCCGGCTGCACTATGAGCTGCTCGGCCGGGGCGATCCCGTGATGCTGATTCACGGGTTCACGAACGCCGGCTGGTCCTGGATGAACCAGGTCGCCGCCCTGGTGTTCGCCGGCTACAGCGTGATCCTGCCCGATCTTCGCGGGCACGGGCTGTCGGATCCCGCCACCGACGTCACCACCGTGGACGATCTGACCCGGGATGTGATCGGGTTGCTCGACCATCTCGCGATCGCGCGCATCTCGGTCTGCGGCTTGTCCCTCGGCGGCATGGTCGCGCTGACGCTTGCGCTCGCGCAGCCGCAGCGGGTCGACCGGCTGGTCGTGGCCAATTCGCGGGCCGTGTTCAACGACCCGGCGACCGCGGATCTCGTCGCCGGCTGGGTCGAGATGTTTCATCAGCCGGGCGGGCCGCTCCAACGCTTCCAAGCGACGTGGCCCGTGATGCTCAACGCGCAGTACCGGGAGAGCTCGGCCGGACGCGCGACTTACGCGACGTGGTGCCGCTTGGCCGAGCGACACAGCGGGTCCTCGCTCGCGAACGTCGCCCTCGGCATGCGCGCGTTCGACGTCGCGGGCCGCCTCCAGGGTATCGGGCATCCCACCCTGGTGATCGCCGGCGAAGAGGACAGGCTGTTCCCGCCCGCCGTCGCGCGCGAGGTCAGCGACGGCATGGCCGATGCACAATTCACGATCATCCCTGGGGCCGCGCACATCTCGTCTCTGGATAGCGCGGAGGCGTTCAACGCGCGCCTGCTCGCCTTCCTCGCCGGTTGA
- a CDS encoding GntR family transcriptional regulator — translation MEGQLRSEAEKSWLPGSPGGDRPLSRRAYDAIFTAIQDGQLAPGSLVREADLTTWLEMSRTPLRDALQRLEAEGLLSMQSHRGIRIAALDQQQVSELYTAREWAEGAAASLAARYATPVDIARMRHILEQERASAADPVAGARHNRDLHLTIHTCARNRYLAEHLSSMAALLALVGNTRRRNANRVVEAEQEHTALVAAIADGDSQRAEASARQHIQAAQRNVLTHWVGA, via the coding sequence ATGGAGGGGCAACTGCGGTCGGAGGCTGAGAAATCCTGGCTGCCCGGAAGTCCAGGGGGTGACCGGCCGCTGAGCCGCCGCGCCTACGACGCGATCTTCACGGCGATTCAGGACGGTCAGCTGGCGCCGGGATCGCTCGTGCGCGAGGCAGATCTGACCACGTGGCTCGAGATGAGCCGCACGCCGCTCCGGGATGCCCTGCAGCGCCTGGAGGCGGAGGGACTGCTGAGCATGCAGTCGCATCGCGGCATCCGGATCGCGGCCCTGGATCAGCAACAGGTCTCGGAGCTGTACACGGCGCGCGAATGGGCCGAGGGCGCCGCGGCGTCACTGGCTGCTCGATATGCGACGCCGGTCGACATCGCGCGGATGCGGCACATCCTCGAACAGGAGCGCGCCTCTGCGGCCGATCCCGTGGCCGGCGCTCGGCACAACCGCGATCTTCATCTGACGATCCACACCTGTGCCCGGAACCGGTACCTCGCCGAGCATCTCAGCTCCATGGCGGCCCTGTTGGCGCTCGTCGGCAACACGCGGCGGCGCAATGCGAACCGCGTGGTCGAAGCCGAACAGGAGCACACCGCGCTGGTGGCGGCCATCGCGGACGGCGACAGTCAACGTGCGGAGGCCAGCGCCCGTCAGCACATCCAGGCCGCGCAGCGAAACGTGCTGACCCATTGGGTCGGCGCCTGA
- a CDS encoding TRAP transporter substrate-binding protein: MISRRTFAGAVLGAPVALPFLARSGFAATPTHTLKLTFADTQAHPLYAVLKRFAENVNKRTDGAVEIQVFSIGQLGSGTNIMTGMQTGIIDLCAHTSGFIGPLFPRFQVVDLPFLFPDAKTAERVLDGPIGGQLLDLMPAKGIYGLSYGHWGWRVVSTVERKVPEPTDIKGLKIRVQPGAIFAAMFRTLSANPIAIDLTEVYLALSQRTIEAIETPMISVAAGKHDEVVRTINTTNHVYNVGVLMASKAKLDALPEQARSAIRAAAQDMTGDWRTTIAAATDETATRFKAKGLAILPVDQDAYRKQVEPVYKQFRDIIGSDLVDTVMKEVGKG; this comes from the coding sequence TTGATCAGTCGCCGCACGTTCGCCGGTGCCGTCCTCGGCGCGCCGGTAGCCCTGCCGTTCCTCGCGCGATCGGGCTTCGCCGCCACACCGACGCATACGCTAAAACTCACCTTCGCCGATACACAGGCGCATCCGCTCTACGCCGTGCTGAAGCGCTTTGCCGAGAACGTGAACAAACGGACGGACGGCGCCGTCGAAATCCAGGTGTTCAGCATCGGCCAGCTCGGCAGCGGCACCAACATCATGACCGGCATGCAGACCGGCATCATCGATCTGTGCGCGCACACCTCCGGCTTCATCGGCCCGCTCTTCCCACGGTTTCAGGTGGTGGACCTGCCCTTCCTCTTTCCCGATGCTAAGACCGCCGAACGGGTTCTGGACGGGCCGATCGGCGGTCAGCTCCTCGACCTCATGCCCGCCAAGGGCATCTACGGGCTATCCTACGGCCATTGGGGCTGGCGTGTCGTATCGACCGTCGAGCGAAAGGTGCCGGAGCCGACCGACATCAAGGGACTCAAGATCCGCGTCCAGCCCGGCGCCATCTTCGCGGCGATGTTCCGCACGCTCAGCGCGAACCCGATCGCGATCGACCTGACGGAAGTCTATCTCGCGCTGTCCCAGCGCACGATCGAAGCCATCGAGACGCCGATGATCTCGGTCGCGGCCGGCAAGCACGATGAAGTCGTGCGAACGATCAACACGACCAATCACGTCTACAACGTCGGGGTCCTCATGGCGAGCAAGGCCAAGCTCGACGCGTTGCCCGAGCAGGCGCGGAGCGCGATTAGGGCGGCGGCGCAAGATATGACGGGCGATTGGCGCACCACGATCGCGGCGGCGACCGACGAGACCGCCACGCGTTTCAAGGCGAAGGGCTTGGCGATCCTGCCGGTAGACCAAGATGCGTACCGCAAGCAGGTCGAGCCCGTGTACAAGCAGTTTCGCGACATCATCGGGTCGGACCTGGTCGATACCGTGATGAAGGAGGTCGGGAAGGGTTAG
- a CDS encoding MFS transporter produces MPQINPGQLLESLDRSALTPKHWRMYVTAALGHLFDGFDINMMGFALPGIVAAFALSPAQAGILASSVFIGMLIGSTCVGFLADRFGRKWTMVGAITAYCALSCAVAFAWSHDALLVLRILQGIGLGAEVPLVFTYLSEFIPTRRRGLMLASTVAFWQGSSFLAAMVALFIIPAFTWRGMFIAGAVPGLVLIVLWVMLPESVRFLIARGRLEQAGRIVDGLSTIDPRTLPPPRHRPPAEPAHLSAILRGGYLRPTASIWLMQLTGGAVFFAVAIWLPSIFARMGFPVVKSFAFTGLIAGTGALGNVAGGLLLDRWGRRTTVPVFLCVGGLLMFAWGQATESWSILGLGALTAFFASGGAGGPLFAYTSEVYPTRYRAVGTGWAAAWQRIGGIVAAPMLGWMLGSGAPNYAFFTALSVLLLIGGVGGYLLGYETRGKSLEAVTAELAGTTGQV; encoded by the coding sequence ATGCCACAGATAAACCCGGGTCAGCTGCTCGAAAGCCTCGATCGATCAGCGCTCACACCCAAACACTGGCGCATGTACGTGACGGCCGCGCTCGGCCATCTGTTCGACGGCTTCGACATCAACATGATGGGCTTCGCGCTGCCCGGCATCGTCGCGGCCTTCGCGCTCAGCCCGGCTCAGGCCGGCATCCTCGCCTCGAGCGTCTTCATCGGCATGCTGATCGGCTCGACCTGTGTCGGCTTCCTCGCCGACCGGTTCGGACGCAAGTGGACGATGGTCGGCGCGATCACCGCCTATTGCGCCCTCAGCTGCGCCGTCGCCTTCGCCTGGAGCCACGACGCACTCCTGGTGCTGCGGATCCTCCAGGGTATCGGTTTGGGGGCGGAGGTGCCGCTCGTCTTCACGTACCTCTCCGAGTTCATCCCGACGCGCCGGCGCGGCCTCATGCTCGCCTCGACCGTGGCGTTCTGGCAAGGCTCGAGCTTCCTCGCGGCGATGGTCGCCCTCTTCATCATCCCGGCGTTCACGTGGCGGGGGATGTTCATCGCGGGAGCCGTTCCAGGCCTCGTTCTGATCGTGCTCTGGGTGATGCTACCCGAGTCGGTCCGCTTCCTCATCGCCCGCGGCCGTCTCGAACAGGCCGGCCGCATCGTCGATGGTCTCAGCACCATCGACCCACGGACGCTGCCGCCGCCCCGACATCGACCGCCGGCCGAGCCGGCGCACCTGAGTGCAATTCTGCGCGGCGGCTATCTGCGGCCGACCGCGAGCATCTGGCTGATGCAGCTCACCGGCGGGGCGGTGTTCTTCGCCGTGGCGATCTGGCTGCCGTCGATCTTCGCGCGGATGGGCTTTCCGGTCGTCAAAAGCTTCGCGTTCACCGGACTGATCGCCGGGACGGGCGCGCTGGGCAACGTCGCGGGCGGCCTGCTGCTGGATCGCTGGGGGCGGCGCACAACCGTCCCGGTGTTCCTCTGCGTCGGGGGTCTCCTCATGTTCGCGTGGGGGCAGGCCACCGAGTCCTGGTCCATCCTCGGGCTCGGCGCGCTGACGGCATTCTTCGCTTCGGGCGGTGCGGGCGGTCCGCTCTTCGCCTACACGAGCGAGGTCTACCCGACGCGGTACCGCGCGGTCGGGACGGGCTGGGCTGCGGCCTGGCAGCGGATCGGCGGGATCGTCGCGGCGCCGATGCTCGGATGGATGCTGGGCAGCGGCGCCCCCAACTACGCCTTCTTCACCGCCTTGAGCGTGCTGCTGCTGATCGGGGGTGTCGGGGGCTACCTCCTCGGCTACGAGACGCGCGGCAAATCGTTGGAAGCGGTCACGGCGGAACTCGCCGGGACGACAGGTCAGGTCTGA
- a CDS encoding Ldh family oxidoreductase yields the protein MTDERISPDRLRAFATAAYATTGMLEDRAALCADTLVQADLWGHQSHGVMRLPWYMARLRAGVCDPLAEPELVVDGGAIAVLDGREAMGQISAARAAQEAVDRATRHGIGAVAVRNSNHFGTAMYFTLMAARAHCVGFLSTNASPAMAPWGGRRKVVGNNPWSWAAPAGTHAPLVLDIANTGVARGKIYLARQRGQTIPEGWAINAEGAPTIDPQEAIDGIILPMAQHKGYAISVAMDMLSGVLTGSAFGPGVHGPYQARERSGAGHLMIALDIAAFQPIENFGARMEEMIAGLKAVPLAQGYDEVFYPGEIEARNDADHRRAGLLLPDDTLDDLRTLAGEIGLADRLPFS from the coding sequence ATGACCGACGAGCGAATTTCCCCAGACCGGCTGCGCGCCTTCGCGACGGCCGCCTACGCGACCACCGGCATGCTGGAGGATCGGGCAGCCCTGTGCGCCGACACGCTCGTGCAGGCCGATCTCTGGGGGCACCAGTCGCACGGCGTCATGCGGTTGCCCTGGTACATGGCGCGGTTGCGGGCCGGCGTCTGCGATCCGCTCGCCGAACCCGAACTCGTGGTCGACGGCGGTGCGATCGCGGTCCTCGACGGCCGCGAGGCCATGGGACAGATCTCGGCTGCCCGCGCGGCGCAGGAAGCGGTCGATCGAGCAACGCGGCACGGCATCGGCGCCGTGGCGGTCCGCAACTCGAACCACTTCGGCACCGCGATGTACTTCACGCTGATGGCGGCGCGCGCGCACTGCGTCGGTTTTCTCTCGACGAACGCCAGCCCCGCCATGGCGCCCTGGGGCGGGCGGCGGAAGGTCGTCGGCAACAATCCGTGGTCCTGGGCCGCACCCGCCGGCACCCACGCGCCTCTGGTGCTCGACATCGCCAACACGGGCGTGGCCCGCGGCAAGATCTACCTCGCGCGCCAGAGGGGGCAAACGATCCCGGAAGGCTGGGCGATCAACGCTGAGGGCGCGCCGACCATCGATCCGCAGGAGGCGATCGACGGCATCATCCTGCCCATGGCGCAGCACAAGGGCTATGCCATCTCGGTCGCGATGGACATGCTCTCGGGGGTTCTTACCGGCAGCGCCTTCGGACCCGGGGTGCACGGGCCGTATCAGGCCCGGGAACGCAGCGGCGCCGGTCACCTGATGATCGCCCTCGATATCGCGGCCTTCCAGCCGATCGAGAACTTCGGCGCGCGCATGGAAGAGATGATCGCGGGCCTGAAGGCCGTCCCGCTGGCACAGGGATACGACGAGGTCTTCTATCCCGGCGAGATCGAGGCTCGAAACGACGCCGATCATCGGCGCGCCGGGTTGCTGCTGCCTGACGACACGTTGGACGACTTGCGAACACTCGCGGGCGAGATCGGGCTCGCGGACCGGCTTCCGTTCTCCTGA